In bacterium, a single window of DNA contains:
- a CDS encoding response regulator: protein MEFHILLIEDNPGDVRLTREAFKASERTVILDVCSDGEQALCAFKEIEEKTRDRPHLVILDLNLPKHNGWEILEFVKKNEALKSIPIIVFTSSDAEVDIRRCYEAYANCFIKKPLDFVQYADTIKSIENFWFDIVESPRAKE from the coding sequence ATGGAATTTCATATTCTACTTATAGAAGATAATCCTGGCGATGTAAGGCTTACTCGTGAAGCGTTTAAGGCTAGTGAACGTACTGTTATTCTTGATGTTTGTTCAGATGGAGAACAGGCTCTTTGTGCTTTTAAGGAAATTGAGGAAAAAACACGTGATAGGCCCCATTTAGTAATTTTAGACTTAAATCTGCCCAAGCATAATGGTTGGGAAATATTAGAGTTTGTGAAAAAAAATGAGGCTTTAAAATCTATTCCTATTATAGTTTTTACCTCATCCGATGCAGAGGTTGATATTAGAAGGTGTTATGAGGCCTATGCGAACTGTTTTATTAAAAAACCACTCGATTTTGTGCAATATGCCGATACAATAAAAAGTATAGAAAACTTCTGGTTTGATATTGTAGAATCTCCAAGGGCCAAAGAATGA